AACAGAAGATACATTTATTTTTACAGCTGCGTTTTTTGTCCATCAAATAGGTTTCAAATTCCAGCCCTAAATCATCATATTCGTTGTTCTTCAATTTTACAAGGCGCTGTGTGCCATCTTTGGCTTGAATCAATAATTTCACTTTCGGGTCTGTTGCGTAAAAACGGTAATCCAGCACATCAGTAATGGTATGACCATTGACCGAAATCAGTTGTTCCCCTGGCTGAATTCCTGCGCGGCTGGCATAACTATTTGGTGTAATACCACTGATTGTCACGCTCATAAAAATCCAAACCTCCCTCTATCTTGATTTTCAACCGGTCTTTTATCCTGATTCCGAGTTTATAACCTATTGCAATAAAAATAATAATTAAAAATACTATTCTTTTCGGAACCAGAATTATACGAAAAGAAAAGGTAGGGAAAGTGTATCTTCCCTACCCCTCTTGTTCAGGCTTATGCCTCTTTTTTAATTACTTCAACGCCTTTGTAGTAACCACAGTTACCACATACTTTGTGAGGAGCTTTTAACTCGCCACATTGTGGACATTTGGAGAATGCAGGAGCATCCAGTTTCCACACGTTAGAACGTCTTTTATCACGTCTTGCTTTAGAGGTTTTTCTCTTTGGTACCGCCATCTTACAGCACCTCCTTCGCTGCAGTACTATGTTTCTATGTTTGGCCTTATCGGCTTACTGAAACTCTCCACACTTACATTCCGTTATATTTAAGTTCGCACCACAATTACAACATAACCCTTTACAATCTTCTTTACATAAAATTTTGGTTGGCAAGCTTAACGCAACGTCATTTAAAACAAGCTCGTCCAAATCCAAACGTGCGTTTTCCGCTACAATGTAATCATCATTTTGACCCGTCAGTTTCCGAACAATAATATGTTCAAATTCTTCTTCGTAATCAACCTGAAATTCATCCAAGCAACGGTCACACACAAAATTCGCAAGTGTGCTAACTGTCATTTGTAAGGTTACAATCCCAACCTGGTTTGTAATCTCGCCAACAACATGCACTGGATGCGGAAAAGGTTTGTTTTGATCCAACGTATATTCAGAAAGATCTAATTTGTAATCAATTCTTTTATGATCACCAATTACATCAAACAGTTGTCTCAAATCAATAATCATAGTGTCACCCCATAACGATACTAATATAGTATAGTAAAAACCGCTTCAATTGTCAAGTAGTTGCAACAGTTTTTTTAAAAATTTTTTCATATCACCAAAATAATTTGAAAATCAGAATCAAATGGGGAAATATATTTACACAAAAATAGCCCCGTAGCTTATTGCTCTACGGGAACTATTTTTACAGCTTGTGTTATGTTACAAATTGAAATTAAGCAAATTTTGTAACGGATTCTGGCAGTTCAGCACGGTCAGCAGATACAGTGAAGGTAATATTTACATCGGTGCAAATCTTATCGATTTCATCCAACATTTGTCCTAACAGGTCATAATCCCTGCCTACAATCCTTAAAATAGCATCCACATAAATATCAGTAATATCATAGTTACCAGCTAAAATACCAGCAATAAAGCCTTTAAATGCTTGAATATTTGTTACATCATAATGTAATGCGTTCACTAAACGAACTTTATGGTCTAATTCAAATGTATGCTGATCACTGTTGTCAATAAACACGATATCGCCATCGGTTTTTGAAACACATTCACGTACAGCTTCCAATAAGATTTTTGTTTTGCCGGAGCCCTTTTTGCCAAGTATTAATTTAATCATGGTGATTCCTCCCATTTTTATATTATTATAATACAGCACTGATGTGCCAAAATTATGCGTTGATAAAGTTTGTTTTGTACTTTGTATCATATTAGAACCAAGAGGGGGAAACCAACTGATTTGGCATCATCCACACATTTCTTCGCATGTTACAAAGACAAAACTGCTAAATAAAAATTAATCTAATTTTTTCAGCAATTCTTCCTGCATATCTTCATATCCTGGTTTTCCTAACAAGGCAAACATGTTTTTCTTGTAAGCCTCTACACCAGGCTGGTCAAATGGGTTAATACCCAACATATAGCCGGAAATTGCACATGCTTTTTCAAAGAAATAAATTAAATAGCCAAGTTCCTGTTCATTCATTTCAGGCACTTCCAAAATAATGTTTGGAACGCCACCTTCTTCGTGGGCAATTACAGTCCCTTCAAAGGCTTTGCGGTTTACCAAACTCATATTTTGATTTGCCAAGAAGTTTAATCCGTCAAAATTACTAGCATCCTCTTCGATGAATAAATCCTGTTTTGGTTTCTTAATATCCACAACAGTTTCAAACATCACCCGTGAACCATCCTGGATAAATTGTCCTAAACTGTGTAAATCTGTGGAGAAGGTTGCGGATGCTGGGAAAATTCCTTTGTGGTCTTTGCCTTCACTTTCACCATACAGCTGTTTGTACCATTCTGCCATCATAGTAAACGCTGGATCATAGCTTACTAGCATTTCCACGCTTTTTCCTTTACGGTAAAGGATATTTCTCAGTACAGCGTAACGGTAACAGTCGTTTTTCTCAATATCACATACCGCATAATCTTCCCGTGCTTTTGCCGCGCCTTCCATCAAGGCTTTAATATCCGCCCCTGCCACAGCAATTGGGAGCAAACCCACTGCAGTCAATACGGAAAAACGTCCGCCCACATCATCTGGTACTACAAATTCTTCATAGCCTTGAGCATCGGATAATTCTTTTAATTTACCCCTTGCCTTATCTGTGGTAGCATAAATGCGTTTTTTTGCCTCTTCCACGCCATATTTATCTTCCAGATATTTTTTGAAAATACGGAACGCCAGCGCAGGTTCGGTTGTTGTTCCAGATTTGGAAATGATGTTTACAGAAACATCCCTTCCTTCACAAATGGACAAAACCTCGTTTAAGTAGGTAGGGCTGATATTATTCCCTACAAAATAAATATCAGGTGTATCTTTTTTCAAGTTATTATAAAAAGGTGATTTTAAAAACTCAATTGCGGCACGTGCCCCCAAATAGGACCCCCCTATGCCGATGACAATCAATACATCAGAATCCTGTTTGATTTTTTCCGCTGCTGCCAAAATCCGGTCAAATTCCTCTTTATCATAATCCACCGGTAAATCAACCCAGCCTAAAAAGTCGTTACCAAGACCGGTCTTATTTTTCAGCGTATCATGCGCTGCCTGGAGCTGTGGAATCATTCCAGCCAATTCATGATCAGCAATAAAATTTTTCACATGTTTTGTGTTTAATGTTAAGGCCATTCTTTTGCACCTCTATTTCTTGATTCATGTTTGGTTGTTGCTTCTATTTTACTATAAATTCCCCAAAAAATCAAGTATAAAATCCAATAATTTTAATTATTTTCATAAAAAATAACGCAATAATTTTATGAAATCCTAACAGATTCTATTTTCTATTTTACAGAAGATTTTGTACTTTTTCAGTCCTCTATTCAGGTTTATGAAAAATAATAGATTAATTGATAGGATATCATATGTTTGTGAAAACAAACTGATGGTATTTTTATGGGTTTGTGAACAATACAAAAAAGCAGGCAAATATTTACTATAATTGCCTGCTAACTACCACTATGAAATGAGCTTTAATAGTAGTTTTAGAAAAACAAATGGAAAGTCCAATTGGTTGATTTGGTTTTTCGCGTAAATTGGATATTCCGCCAACACATCACTGTTTAAATAGTAGATGATTTTTCCAACTTCCTGACCCTGCTGTACCGGTGCCTGCAGACCTTCTATTATAGTCACTTCAGAAGTAATATTGGCTTGATCTCCTTTTGATATCACCATAGATACCGTAGAGGGTAATTCTATTTCCACAACGGATTGCTGACCATTGGACACAGGAATTTCTGGAATTTCCTGCTGACTTAAATCAGGGGTATAGACTTCATAAGACGCAAACCCATAATCCAGCAGCGTACTAGCAGATTTAAACCGTTCCTTTGAGGTAGCTGATCCCATAGTAACTGCAATCAAAGTCATACCATTTCTAGTAGCGGTTGCGGACAAACAGGAACCTGCTCCATCGGTTGTTCCCGTTTTTAACCCATTACATCCTTCATAATACCGCACCAGTTTATTGGTATTGGTTAGCCCTGTTTTTCCATCCCGTAAACTGTCCATCCAGATAGAACTGTATTCCTTAATCTTTTCATGTTTGATGAGTTCAGCGGACATAATCGCCACATCTCTGGCAGTGGATAGATGTCCATCGGCATCCAATCCGGTTGCATTTTGAAAAGTAGTATTATTCATCCCTAGTTCTTTCGCGCGTTGGTTCATCTGTTCTACAAATGCTTCTTCTGTTCCACCCATATATTCTGCCAATGCCACAGCCGCATCATTGGCGGAATTTACAGCAGTCGCTTTCAGCAAATCATGAACACTCATCGTTTCTCCTACTTCCAGCCAAATCTGTGTCCCTCCCATGGAATTAGCATGTTCACTGGTTGTCACCATGTCCTCCATGTGGATAGTTCCCTGCTCTAACCGCTCCATTAACAATAACATCACCATAATTTTGGTAATAGAAGCCGGTGGCATCTGTTCATCCGCATTTTGTTCCATTAAAACTTTTCCGCTGGATGCTTCCATTAAAACATAGGATTTTGCGGGAATGTCCCCTATAGACTGTGCCGCAACAACATCTTCCTCCACTCCATCCGCCAATACAGGAATACCAAAAACAGAACAAAAAATGCCTAACGCCAATATTCCAGATAAAATCCGCTTTGTGATTGTCATGATTTCCACCTCAATCTTGCAAATTCTTGTACAACGATTCCATTTATGTATATGGTAATAAAAATAAAAATAGTAGTAGAAATTGTGGAAAATATTCTTCTATTTTGCATTTCACATTCATATAACTAGAGAAACAGCAGTAAGGAGGAAGATCACATGGAGCGACATGGTCAAGCTACACAATTGCCTTATCCACCAATACGGATAACAAAACAAAATAAATCATATGCCCAGGCAATGCTGGATAATATGGGCGGAAGGGTTTCCGAAATGTCAGCAGTCAGCCTTTACTTTTACAACCATCTGATTACTGAAAAATTTCCAGAAGTAGCGGAACTATTTCATAAAATCAGTGTTACAGAAATGCGACACCTGGAGATATTCGGTAAATTAGCATGTGCCTTGGGTGGGAATCCAAGGCTATGGAGCAGTAAACCCAATGGAAGGCATTATTGGTCCCCATCCTACAATACCTATAGTTTAGAATTGCCGCAGTTGCTGAAAAACGCTATCCAGTCTGAAAAACAAGCGATTGAAAAATATCAACGGCAGTCAGAACGAATTAAAGATTCCAATGTGGTAGAAAACCTACAACGGATTATTTTAGATGAAATGGAACATGTAGAATTACTGACAGCATGCTACCACAGTATCACAAAAGGTTAACCATATCCCATAGCTTACATAATTGATTCAAGGAATTTTGCCT
This is a stretch of genomic DNA from Clostridium facile. It encodes these proteins:
- the rpmF gene encoding 50S ribosomal protein L32 — its product is MAVPKRKTSKARRDKRRSNVWKLDAPAFSKCPQCGELKAPHKVCGNCGYYKGVEVIKKEA
- a CDS encoding YceD family protein — protein: MIIDLRQLFDVIGDHKRIDYKLDLSEYTLDQNKPFPHPVHVVGEITNQVGIVTLQMTVSTLANFVCDRCLDEFQVDYEEEFEHIIVRKLTGQNDDYIVAENARLDLDELVLNDVALSLPTKILCKEDCKGLCCNCGANLNITECKCGEFQ
- a CDS encoding glucose-6-phosphate isomerase; translation: MALTLNTKHVKNFIADHELAGMIPQLQAAHDTLKNKTGLGNDFLGWVDLPVDYDKEEFDRILAAAEKIKQDSDVLIVIGIGGSYLGARAAIEFLKSPFYNNLKKDTPDIYFVGNNISPTYLNEVLSICEGRDVSVNIISKSGTTTEPALAFRIFKKYLEDKYGVEEAKKRIYATTDKARGKLKELSDAQGYEEFVVPDDVGGRFSVLTAVGLLPIAVAGADIKALMEGAAKAREDYAVCDIEKNDCYRYAVLRNILYRKGKSVEMLVSYDPAFTMMAEWYKQLYGESEGKDHKGIFPASATFSTDLHSLGQFIQDGSRVMFETVVDIKKPKQDLFIEEDASNFDGLNFLANQNMSLVNRKAFEGTVIAHEEGGVPNIILEVPEMNEQELGYLIYFFEKACAISGYMLGINPFDQPGVEAYKKNMFALLGKPGYEDMQEELLKKLD
- a CDS encoding D-alanyl-D-alanine carboxypeptidase family protein, giving the protein MTITKRILSGILALGIFCSVFGIPVLADGVEEDVVAAQSIGDIPAKSYVLMEASSGKVLMEQNADEQMPPASITKIMVMLLLMERLEQGTIHMEDMVTTSEHANSMGGTQIWLEVGETMSVHDLLKATAVNSANDAAVALAEYMGGTEEAFVEQMNQRAKELGMNNTTFQNATGLDADGHLSTARDVAIMSAELIKHEKIKEYSSIWMDSLRDGKTGLTNTNKLVRYYEGCNGLKTGTTDGAGSCLSATATRNGMTLIAVTMGSATSKERFKSASTLLDYGFASYEVYTPDLSQQEIPEIPVSNGQQSVVEIELPSTVSMVISKGDQANITSEVTIIEGLQAPVQQGQEVGKIIYYLNSDVLAEYPIYAKNQINQLDFPFVFLKLLLKLIS
- a CDS encoding ferritin-like domain-containing protein; the encoded protein is MERHGQATQLPYPPIRITKQNKSYAQAMLDNMGGRVSEMSAVSLYFYNHLITEKFPEVAELFHKISVTEMRHLEIFGKLACALGGNPRLWSSKPNGRHYWSPSYNTYSLELPQLLKNAIQSEKQAIEKYQRQSERIKDSNVVENLQRIILDEMEHVELLTACYHSITKG